Proteins encoded within one genomic window of candidate division WOR-3 bacterium:
- a CDS encoding ATP-grasp domain-containing protein produces MVLKNKKICILYNEPKESDLPDRASVMDEVSLVKDTLLNLSCEVFLLPVDRKLDWIDILKKKGFDVVINLCEDFEGKPEGESWVAGILETLEIPYTGSPPESFSLCLDKIKAKILVKNYGIKTPKFFVVGEEDEIFFPLILKPRKSDSSFLIEKKNLIFNEKDYKKRIKELEKYNVLFFAEEYIDGREFNVSIFDDKVIGIGEVIFKTEPRILTYSSKWDKKSKDYALTPVIYPAEIDKKKEKEIENISLKIFNILEMRDYGRIDLRMDFKGEIYFIEANPNPDISRDSGFYKALEFRGISYSHFIERLIERACERRKL; encoded by the coding sequence ATGGTATTAAAAAATAAAAAAATCTGTATTCTTTACAACGAGCCTAAGGAGTCAGATTTACCTGATAGAGCTTCTGTTATGGATGAGGTTAGCCTTGTTAAAGATACACTTTTAAACCTTTCCTGCGAAGTTTTTTTATTACCTGTTGATAGAAAACTTGATTGGATAGACATTTTAAAAAAGAAAGGTTTTGATGTTGTTATTAATTTGTGTGAAGATTTTGAAGGAAAACCTGAAGGTGAAAGCTGGGTAGCAGGTATTCTTGAAACCTTGGAAATTCCTTATACCGGTTCTCCTCCTGAATCCTTTTCTTTATGTCTTGATAAAATAAAGGCAAAAATTTTAGTAAAAAATTATGGAATTAAAACTCCTAAATTTTTTGTGGTAGGAGAGGAAGATGAAATTTTTTTTCCTCTTATTTTAAAACCAAGAAAAAGTGATTCAAGTTTTCTTATTGAAAAGAAAAATTTAATTTTTAATGAAAAAGATTATAAAAAAAGGATTAAAGAACTTGAAAAATATAATGTTTTATTTTTTGCTGAAGAATATATTGATGGAAGGGAATTTAATGTTTCAATTTTTGATGATAAGGTAATAGGAATAGGTGAGGTTATCTTTAAAACAGAGCCAAGAATTTTAACCTACAGTTCAAAATGGGATAAAAAAAGCAAAGACTATGCCTTGACCCCTGTTATTTATCCAGCTGAAATTGATAAAAAAAAGGAAAAAGAAATTGAAAATATATCCTTAAAAATTTTTAATATACTTGAAATGAGGGACTACGGTAGGATAGACTTAAGAATGGATTTTAAAGGCGAAATTTATTTTATTGAAGCAAATCCCAATCCTGATATTTCAAGGGATTCTGGCTTTTATAAAGCCCTTGAATTTAGAGGAATTTCATATTCTCATTTTATAGAAAGATTAATAGAAAGAGCTTGTGAGAGAAGAAAATTATGA
- a CDS encoding helix-turn-helix domain-containing protein: MSFEKEIGEKIRKIRKSEGLTLKELSLRSGLTKSALSQIERGKITPSISTFKSILDALGLSFSEFFEKEEKGVFFKFGKFDYKYIEKANINLTLLTPFGRNKSFDILKVEIPPFTSTRVESPHQGEEGGFVLKGAVYFQFGKKKIKVERGESYFFYPDKIHFFENRSKNKSAIIIHIVSPPNIDIF, from the coding sequence ATGTCCTTTGAAAAAGAAATAGGTGAAAAAATAAGAAAAATAAGAAAAAGTGAGGGTTTAACTTTAAAGGAACTTTCCCTGAGATCAGGTTTAACAAAGTCAGCCCTTTCCCAGATTGAAAGGGGCAAAATAACTCCATCAATTTCAACTTTTAAATCAATTCTTGATGCCCTTGGTCTTTCCTTCTCTGAATTTTTTGAAAAAGAGGAAAAGGGAGTATTTTTTAAATTTGGAAAATTTGATTATAAATATATTGAGAAGGCAAATATAAATCTTACCCTTTTAACGCCTTTCGGGAGAAACAAATCCTTTGACATTTTAAAAGTTGAGATTCCTCCCTTTACATCCACAAGGGTAGAATCACCGCATCAAGGAGAAGAGGGGGGTTTTGTTCTAAAGGGAGCTGTTTATTTTCAGTTTGGAAAAAAGAAAATTAAAGTGGAAAGGGGTGAAAGTTATTTTTTTTATCCTGATAAAATTCATTTTTTTGAAAACAGATCTAAAAACAAATCCGCTATCATAATACACATAGT
- a CDS encoding D-alanine--D-alanine ligase — protein MKIGIAYDLKPKEVPAHLPEDIFEEFDSEITVNSLKKTIESFGFETILLGSGKDFIEKILKEKVDFIFNIAEGFGTRSREGHVPSVCEMLNIPYSGSDPLALSITLDKELCKRFAKSIGVRTPSFKVIKSLKELKNFKFKDFPCILKLKNEGSSIGLRLSSKVYSIDELKEKAKELLEKYREPVLVEKFVPGKEVTVGIIGNEKIKFFGLMEIRPKRLKEEDFLYSLEVKRNYKEEVEYIVPPEIPEEKKREIKRYVLKLFKALDLRDFSRFDFRLDENFNPYFLEINPLPGLNPETSDFPIMAYKMGLSYREIIEKILESAFERYGIKK, from the coding sequence ATGAAAATTGGAATAGCCTATGATTTAAAACCTAAAGAAGTACCTGCTCATTTGCCCGAGGATATATTTGAGGAGTTTGATTCAGAAATAACTGTTAATTCTCTTAAAAAAACGATAGAAAGTTTTGGTTTTGAAACTATACTTTTGGGTAGTGGTAAAGATTTTATAGAGAAAATTTTAAAGGAAAAGGTTGATTTTATCTTTAATATTGCTGAAGGGTTTGGAACAAGATCAAGGGAAGGACATGTTCCATCAGTATGTGAAATGCTTAATATCCCTTATTCAGGTTCTGACCCCCTTGCTTTAAGTATTACCTTAGACAAGGAGCTATGTAAGAGATTTGCTAAATCCATAGGTGTGAGAACACCGAGTTTTAAGGTTATTAAAAGTTTAAAGGAACTTAAAAATTTTAAATTTAAAGATTTTCCCTGTATTTTGAAATTAAAAAATGAGGGTTCAAGCATAGGATTAAGACTTTCCTCAAAGGTATATAGTATCGATGAATTAAAAGAAAAAGCAAAAGAACTTCTGGAGAAATATAGGGAACCAGTGCTTGTTGAAAAATTTGTGCCAGGAAAAGAAGTAACCGTAGGTATAATTGGAAATGAAAAAATTAAATTCTTTGGATTGATGGAGATAAGACCAAAAAGATTAAAGGAAGAAGATTTTCTCTATTCCCTTGAAGTTAAGAGAAATTATAAGGAGGAGGTTGAATATATTGTTCCACCTGAAATACCGGAAGAAAAGAAAAGGGAAATAAAGAGGTATGTTTTAAAACTTTTTAAAGCCCTTGATTTAAGAGATTTTTCAAGGTTTGATTTCAGGCTTGACGAAAATTTTAACCCCTATTTTCTTGAAATAAACCCGCTTCCTGGTCTTAATCCTGAAACAAGTGATTTTCCGATTATGGCTTATAAAATGGGTTTAAGCTATAGAGAGATCATAGAAAAGATTTTAGAGAGTGCCTTTGAGAGATATGGTATTAAAAAATAA
- a CDS encoding KamA family radical SAM protein, with amino-acid sequence MEIIKEDKNKDTLRGDEPPPSPVLLKKEEKYFWQKLPFYQDVPPELFYDYKWQIRNLIRTPEQLFEAFPFLTEKEKRDIRLVARKYTILISPYYLSLIDPEDPNDPIRKQAIPTIDELHDEKGVRDPLEEEEDEAAPGLIHRYPDRALLITTNFCTTYCRHCTRKRLLGKGGTVKVYQEFDKVLNYLREHPEINDIILSGGDPLTLPILKLKFILDGLKTIPSIQVVRLGSRVPVTLPMRLFDPELLNLLSQYDFLWLNTHFNHPKEITELSKKAVLNLLKCGIPVNNQSVLLKGINDNVETMRELLKALLRIKVRPYYLFHCDPTKGVSHFRTSVYKGIEIIEGLRGHISGLAIPTYVVDAPHGGGKIPVMPNYVISMSEDRIVLRNYEGMIISYTWNGSKREGRQKGINKEGIFGLLKGEKEYLIPEKTYRIERRRSRK; translated from the coding sequence ATGGAAATAATAAAAGAAGATAAAAACAAGGATACTTTAAGGGGGGACGAGCCTCCCCCCTCGCCTGTCCTTCTCAAAAAGGAAGAAAAATACTTCTGGCAAAAATTGCCATTTTATCAAGATGTTCCACCTGAACTTTTCTATGACTATAAATGGCAGATCAGAAATTTAATCAGAACTCCTGAACAATTATTTGAAGCTTTTCCCTTTTTAACTGAAAAGGAAAAAAGAGATATAAGACTTGTTGCAAGAAAATATACAATACTCATATCTCCTTACTATCTTTCCCTTATAGATCCGGAGGATCCTAATGATCCAATAAGAAAGCAGGCAATCCCTACAATTGATGAATTACATGATGAAAAAGGTGTTAGGGACCCTCTTGAAGAGGAGGAGGATGAGGCTGCCCCTGGTTTAATTCACAGATATCCTGATAGAGCTTTACTTATTACAACAAATTTCTGCACAACTTATTGCAGGCACTGCACAAGAAAAAGATTGCTCGGTAAAGGCGGAACTGTTAAAGTTTATCAGGAATTTGATAAGGTTTTGAACTATTTAAGAGAACATCCTGAAATAAACGATATAATTCTTTCAGGTGGAGATCCTCTAACCCTGCCAATTCTGAAACTTAAATTTATACTTGACGGACTAAAAACTATTCCTTCTATACAGGTAGTAAGACTTGGTTCAAGAGTTCCTGTGACTCTTCCTATGAGACTGTTTGATCCAGAGCTATTAAATCTTTTATCCCAATATGATTTTCTATGGCTGAATACCCATTTTAACCATCCAAAAGAAATAACCGAACTTTCTAAAAAGGCAGTTTTAAATTTATTAAAGTGTGGAATACCTGTTAATAACCAGTCTGTTTTATTAAAGGGAATAAATGATAATGTGGAAACAATGAGAGAACTTTTAAAAGCTCTTTTAAGGATAAAGGTAAGACCCTATTATTTATTCCACTGTGACCCTACAAAAGGGGTTTCTCACTTCAGAACATCTGTTTATAAAGGAATAGAGATAATTGAAGGTTTAAGGGGGCATATTTCAGGACTTGCTATTCCCACTTATGTTGTTGATGCACCCCATGGAGGTGGTAAAATTCCTGTTATGCCAAATTATGTTATCTCAATGTCAGAGGACAGGATTGTTCTCAGAAACTATGAAGGTATGATAATATCCTATACCTGGAATGGATCTAAAAGAGAAGGAAGGCAAAAAGGTATAAATAAAGAGGGTATCTTTGGTCTTTTAAAGGGTGAAAAGGAATACTTAATTCCTGAAAAAACTTATCGAATAGAAAGAAGAAGAAGCAGAAAATAG